The following proteins are encoded in a genomic region of Bacillus sp. Marseille-Q1617:
- a CDS encoding D-alanyl-D-alanine carboxypeptidase family protein gives MSVRRKNKKLYIYYMLVFALLFVLVSKEAQAVPSVSAQKAILMDGETGRILFEKDAHSKSRIASITKIMTAIIAIESGKMDEEVTVSSNASGTEGSSLYLKAGEKIKLEDLVYGLMLRSGNDSAVAIAESVGGSLEGFAHLMNQKAAEIGMKNSHFSNPHGLDDHDDHFSTAYDMALLTKYAMENDLYKKISGTKVHTAPNPEEQWDRKWKNKNRLVTELYKHSTGGKTGYTKLAKRTLVSTASKDGENLIAVTLNAPDDWNDHIGMFEYGFDQFDYKIVLEKGSIEKFDDEFYEGHVYVKRDVIMTLQSDEKESVRIEYKMLKPEQEWKKNKNVPEVVGKAVIYLEDSEADSLPVYFKGEEEPEKKKSWWKFWAYSMETFLGVSQNG, from the coding sequence ATGAGTGTGCGCAGGAAGAATAAGAAACTTTACATATATTATATGCTTGTATTTGCCTTATTGTTCGTTTTGGTCTCTAAGGAAGCCCAGGCCGTACCATCCGTAAGTGCCCAAAAGGCCATTTTGATGGACGGGGAAACAGGCAGGATATTATTTGAAAAGGATGCTCACAGCAAAAGCAGGATTGCCAGTATAACGAAAATCATGACAGCAATCATTGCGATTGAGTCAGGCAAGATGGATGAAGAAGTGACTGTTTCCTCAAATGCATCCGGAACAGAGGGGTCATCACTCTATCTGAAAGCAGGAGAGAAAATAAAACTTGAAGACCTGGTATACGGTTTGATGCTCAGGTCAGGAAACGATTCTGCCGTGGCGATAGCCGAGTCAGTAGGTGGAAGCCTTGAGGGATTTGCACATTTGATGAATCAAAAAGCTGCTGAAATCGGAATGAAGAATTCACACTTCTCAAACCCTCATGGATTGGATGATCATGACGATCATTTTTCAACTGCCTATGATATGGCACTATTAACCAAGTATGCAATGGAGAACGATCTCTACAAAAAGATTTCGGGTACGAAAGTCCATACCGCCCCCAATCCCGAAGAACAATGGGATCGCAAATGGAAAAATAAAAACAGGCTGGTGACTGAGCTTTACAAACATAGTACCGGCGGCAAAACCGGATATACGAAGCTGGCTAAAAGGACGCTTGTTTCAACCGCTTCCAAGGACGGTGAAAACTTGATCGCAGTGACGCTGAACGCACCCGACGATTGGAATGACCATATCGGCATGTTTGAGTACGGTTTTGATCAATTCGATTACAAAATCGTCCTGGAAAAAGGATCCATCGAGAAGTTTGATGATGAGTTTTATGAAGGGCATGTGTATGTGAAACGCGATGTGATCATGACCTTGCAGAGTGATGAAAAAGAGTCGGTAAGAATCGAATACAAAATGCTAAAGCCTGAACAAGAATGGAAGAAGAATAAAAATGTCCCGGAAGTTGTTGGTAAGGCTGTCATTTATTTAGAGGATAGTGAAGCAGATTCATTGCCTGTTTACTTTAAGGGAGAAGAGGAGCCGGAGAAAAAGAAAAGCTGGTGGAAATTTTGGGCGTATTCAATGGAAACCTTCCTGGGAGTAAGTCAAAATGGTTAA
- a CDS encoding nucleoside recognition domain-containing protein: MVNLIWVGMTIIGLVFAIINGRMEEINEAIFKSANEAVTLCIGLISVLVFWLGIMRIAQEAGLLDKLAKLFRPFVKRLFPEVPDDHPAMGYILSNMIANMFGLGNAATPLGIKAMEQLKKLNGEGDSASRSMITFLAINTSSLTIIPTTVIAIRMKYDSASPTEIVGPTLIATMLSTIGAILIDRYFHYRRTRREVK, translated from the coding sequence ATGGTTAATCTGATCTGGGTGGGGATGACCATTATCGGGCTTGTATTTGCCATCATAAATGGGAGAATGGAAGAAATTAATGAAGCAATCTTCAAATCAGCCAATGAAGCGGTAACACTCTGTATCGGATTGATCAGCGTATTGGTATTCTGGCTGGGCATCATGAGGATTGCCCAGGAAGCAGGTCTTCTGGATAAACTGGCCAAACTGTTCAGGCCATTTGTAAAACGTTTGTTTCCTGAAGTTCCGGATGACCACCCTGCCATGGGATACATCCTTTCAAATATGATCGCGAACATGTTCGGACTGGGAAATGCAGCAACTCCTCTTGGCATTAAGGCCATGGAACAATTAAAGAAGTTAAACGGAGAAGGAGATTCAGCCAGCAGATCCATGATTACATTCTTGGCCATCAATACATCAAGCCTGACGATCATTCCGACAACTGTCATTGCGATACGAATGAAATATGACTCGGCATCACCGACCGAAATTGTAGGACCCACATTGATTGCAACCATGTTATCCACCATAGGAGCTATTTTGATAGACCGATATTTTCATTACAGACGTACTCGTCGCGAGGTGAAATAA
- a CDS encoding spore maturation protein, with translation MQWISTISLWLIPVMIGFILIYGTLKKVPTYEVFVEGGKEGVKIAISIIPFLIGMLVAITVFRESGALEFFVDLIRPALLALGIPPEIVPLAIIRPISGTAALGMMSDIVAAYGPDSFIGRLASTLQGSTDTTLYVLTVYFGAVGIKKMGDALKVGLLADLVGIAAAIFIVTIMFG, from the coding sequence ATGCAATGGATTTCGACTATATCGCTATGGCTGATACCGGTCATGATTGGATTCATACTAATCTACGGGACTCTCAAGAAAGTCCCGACTTATGAAGTGTTTGTGGAAGGCGGCAAAGAGGGAGTGAAGATTGCCATTTCAATCATTCCTTTTTTGATAGGGATGCTTGTTGCCATTACTGTGTTCAGGGAATCAGGTGCATTGGAATTCTTTGTTGATCTAATACGTCCTGCGCTGCTTGCGTTAGGGATCCCACCGGAAATTGTCCCGCTTGCGATCATCCGGCCGATCTCAGGTACAGCAGCTCTGGGGATGATGAGCGATATTGTGGCAGCTTATGGCCCAGATTCATTCATCGGAAGACTTGCATCCACATTACAGGGAAGCACCGACACAACACTCTACGTCCTGACCGTATACTTCGGTGCGGTGGGGATCAAGAAAATGGGGGATGCCCTCAAAGTCGGACTGCTTGCAGACCTCGTCGGCATCGCAGCAGCCATCTTCATCGTCACAATTATGTTTGGATGA
- a CDS encoding pseudouridine synthase — translation MERLQKVIAHSGVASRRKAEQLIIEGRVKVNGNVVKELGTKVSSSDKVEVNGVQIERENKVYYMLYKPRGVISAVTDDKNRQVVTDFFPEIEERIYPVGRLDYDTSGLLLLTNDGEFANLLMHPSNQIEKTYVARLKGIPPKFKIRELEKGVKLDDGMTAPAKVKVLSIDKKQGKAIAEITIHEGRNRQVRRMFEAIGFPVQKLKRERFAFLTLHGLNAGEGRELTPHEVKQLRTLAETGSIR, via the coding sequence GTGGAACGTTTACAAAAAGTAATTGCTCACAGCGGCGTTGCATCAAGACGTAAAGCCGAGCAGTTAATCATAGAAGGCAGAGTAAAAGTGAATGGAAACGTCGTGAAGGAACTTGGGACAAAGGTTTCGTCTTCAGATAAAGTCGAAGTGAACGGTGTGCAAATTGAAAGAGAAAATAAAGTATACTACATGCTATACAAGCCGAGAGGCGTCATTTCCGCAGTGACAGACGATAAAAATCGTCAGGTTGTAACGGATTTCTTTCCGGAAATTGAAGAAAGGATTTATCCTGTGGGACGTCTTGATTATGACACATCGGGGTTATTGCTGCTTACAAATGATGGAGAATTTGCGAATCTGCTCATGCATCCAAGTAATCAGATTGAAAAAACCTATGTAGCCAGGCTAAAAGGGATCCCTCCTAAGTTTAAAATTAGGGAACTGGAAAAAGGGGTCAAACTGGACGATGGAATGACGGCACCGGCAAAGGTAAAAGTGCTTAGCATCGATAAAAAACAAGGCAAGGCAATTGCCGAAATCACCATCCACGAAGGAAGGAACCGTCAAGTCAGAAGAATGTTCGAAGCAATCGGATTTCCGGTACAGAAGTTGAAGCGGGAAAGGTTCGCTTTCCTAACACTTCACGGATTGAATGCAGGTGAAGGCCGAGAGTTGACACCCCATGAGGTAAAACAGCTCCGAACTCTCGCGGAAACGGGAAGTATACGATAA
- the resA gene encoding thiol-disulfide oxidoreductase ResA, whose product MANVRTITLVEGDRQLNKKKRRLLIRSIILILLTSAIVYTLYANFTKDERGKIQAGDPAPDFVLTDMSGNKHKLSDYKGQGVFLNFWGTWCKPCEEEMPYMNNQYKEFKDQGVQVLAVNVSESEFLVNRFAAKHDLEFPIVIDKNGDVLNAYGVDPLPTTFLINPEGKVEKVLTGTMTEEDVKSHMESIKP is encoded by the coding sequence TTGGCAAATGTGAGAACGATTACATTGGTGGAGGGAGATCGTCAATTGAACAAAAAGAAACGAAGATTGCTTATAAGAAGTATCATCCTTATCCTGTTGACCTCTGCAATTGTATATACCTTATATGCAAACTTTACGAAAGACGAAAGAGGGAAAATTCAAGCAGGAGATCCTGCACCAGATTTTGTCCTGACAGATATGAGTGGGAACAAGCACAAACTATCGGATTATAAAGGACAAGGGGTATTCCTGAATTTCTGGGGTACATGGTGCAAACCGTGTGAAGAAGAAATGCCGTATATGAATAATCAATACAAAGAGTTTAAAGATCAAGGCGTACAGGTACTTGCCGTCAATGTGAGTGAGTCGGAATTCCTGGTTAATCGTTTTGCCGCGAAACATGATCTTGAGTTTCCGATTGTCATCGATAAAAATGGTGATGTATTGAATGCTTATGGAGTGGACCCGCTGCCTACCACCTTTCTTATCAATCCAGAAGGGAAGGTTGAAAAGGTTCTGACAGGCACCATGACAGAAGAAGACGTCAAAAGCCATATGGAAAGCATCAAACCTTAA
- a CDS encoding cytochrome c biogenesis protein ResB, which yields MKVIKCECGHVNPVGTVLCESCGRALTSEAKEEKLHDMRYEGSARRSQTYNKSIIDKVWNFFSSVKVGVWLIVITLIASAVGTIFPQKQYIPSVLPPEQYYEEVYGFAGNLYYTLGFHDLYSSWWYLLLIASIGVSLVICSLDRVIPLHRALKNQRVSRHESFLKRQRVYGVTETTNIDGNLEEIKKKLSNKKYKVREENGNILAEKNRFSRWGPYVNHVGLIIFLIGGMLRFVPGMYIDETIWIREGEKKAVPGTKDEYYIENKEFTLENYDNEDKDVFQQSIERVGTIAKNYQSDVVLYKESGKTLPGEKADLKMEKEDSIKVNHPLKFENFAVYQTSYKLNEFKSMSFTFDNKESEKTFGEFTVDLFDPKDKYDFGNGYSVELMGYYPNFTGFDESGEPISDKPVPDNPAFLFKLFSPDKPEGEISFVGIRKNLEPLGENEFKVSFAGVDTRDVSALTVHKDLTLWIIALGGAIFMIGVVQGAYWHHRRIWFRRSGDGSLIVAGHTNKGWFGLKNELNAILEGTDIGMPEDQQEKESKEEQG from the coding sequence ATGAAGGTAATAAAATGTGAATGCGGACACGTCAATCCTGTTGGAACTGTTCTCTGTGAATCATGCGGACGTGCCCTGACATCCGAAGCAAAAGAAGAAAAGCTTCATGATATGCGCTACGAGGGCAGTGCCAGACGCTCTCAAACGTATAACAAATCAATCATCGACAAAGTGTGGAATTTCTTTTCATCAGTGAAAGTGGGGGTCTGGCTGATCGTCATTACATTGATAGCTTCTGCGGTGGGGACGATTTTTCCACAGAAACAATATATCCCTTCTGTACTTCCTCCTGAACAATATTACGAAGAGGTTTACGGATTTGCCGGAAATCTGTATTACACACTGGGCTTCCACGATCTATACAGTTCCTGGTGGTACCTCTTATTGATAGCTTCCATCGGGGTATCATTGGTCATCTGCAGCCTGGACCGGGTCATCCCTCTGCATCGTGCACTAAAGAACCAGCGTGTTTCACGCCATGAAAGCTTTTTAAAGCGCCAGCGGGTATATGGAGTGACAGAAACGACCAACATAGATGGTAACCTTGAGGAAATCAAGAAAAAGCTCAGTAATAAGAAATACAAGGTCCGTGAAGAAAACGGAAACATCCTTGCAGAGAAAAACCGCTTTTCCAGATGGGGTCCATACGTCAATCACGTAGGGCTGATCATCTTCTTGATAGGCGGTATGCTGCGATTCGTGCCGGGAATGTATATAGACGAAACAATATGGATCCGGGAAGGCGAGAAGAAAGCTGTACCGGGCACGAAGGACGAGTACTATATCGAAAATAAAGAGTTCACTCTTGAAAACTACGATAATGAAGACAAAGATGTTTTTCAACAATCGATTGAACGAGTCGGCACCATTGCGAAAAACTATCAATCGGATGTGGTACTGTATAAAGAATCCGGAAAAACACTTCCAGGTGAAAAAGCAGATTTGAAGATGGAGAAAGAGGACTCAATAAAAGTCAACCACCCTCTTAAATTCGAGAACTTCGCCGTGTATCAGACAAGCTACAAATTGAATGAATTCAAGTCGATGTCTTTTACATTTGATAACAAAGAAAGTGAAAAAACCTTTGGTGAATTCACGGTCGATTTGTTTGATCCGAAGGACAAATACGATTTTGGTAACGGGTATAGTGTTGAGTTAATGGGATATTACCCAAACTTCACAGGCTTTGATGAAAGCGGGGAACCTATTTCCGATAAACCTGTTCCTGATAATCCTGCCTTCCTGTTTAAATTGTTTTCACCAGATAAACCTGAAGGTGAAATCAGTTTCGTAGGAATCAGAAAGAACCTCGAACCCCTCGGAGAGAATGAGTTCAAAGTCTCATTTGCGGGAGTCGATACCCGCGACGTATCGGCATTGACCGTTCACAAAGATTTGACCTTATGGATTATTGCTCTTGGAGGAGCTATATTTATGATAGGTGTTGTCCAAGGCGCCTACTGGCACCATCGCAGAATTTGGTTCAGAAGAAGCGGGGATGGTAGTTTAATAGTAGCCGGACACACAAACAAAGGCTGGTTTGGCTTAAAAAATGAGCTGAATGCAATTCTTGAAGGTACGGATATTGGAATGCCGGAGGACCAGCAAGAAAAGGAGAGTAAGGAGGAACAAGGATGA
- the ccsB gene encoding c-type cytochrome biogenesis protein CcsB translates to MAEWSSNLLYIAFIMYLVATLFLGGSIRQKNTTETNQRRWGQIGIVITIIGFAAQLGFFFLRWAVAGHAPVSNLFEYTTFFGMTLVGSFIIIYFIYKKTILGVVALPIALLIIAYASMFPKDISPLIPALQSDWLKIHVTTVAAGEAILAISFVAGLIYLLKSVDHTKGNRQSFWLETVMYGIIVVVGFIVASTGFTLTNYEATFNYINQQGQEAVSEYTLPAIVGPNEGELVTENVMEPWAEMPELINAKKLNTVIWSFITGTVIYLLLRLAFRKRIAAKIQPAVKYVNLDLMDEIGYRSVLIGFPVFTLGGLIFAMIWAQIAWTRFWGWDPKEVWALITFLFYAAFLHLRLSKGWHGEKSAWLAVIGFAIIMFNLVAVNLIIAGLHSYA, encoded by the coding sequence ATGGCCGAATGGAGCAGTAATTTACTCTATATCGCCTTTATTATGTATTTAGTTGCAACATTATTTCTTGGCGGAAGCATCCGTCAAAAGAATACGACAGAAACAAATCAAAGAAGATGGGGCCAAATCGGTATTGTCATTACCATAATAGGATTCGCGGCTCAACTCGGCTTTTTCTTCCTAAGATGGGCCGTAGCCGGCCATGCACCCGTAAGTAATCTGTTTGAATATACCACGTTCTTTGGGATGACACTGGTAGGGTCGTTCATCATCATTTATTTCATTTACAAGAAAACGATTCTGGGTGTAGTGGCGCTGCCCATTGCATTATTGATCATTGCTTATGCCAGCATGTTCCCTAAAGATATAAGCCCGCTGATTCCGGCTCTCCAAAGCGACTGGCTGAAGATTCACGTCACTACCGTAGCTGCCGGTGAAGCGATTCTTGCAATCAGTTTCGTAGCAGGATTGATTTATTTACTGAAGTCAGTGGATCATACAAAAGGAAACAGGCAGTCATTCTGGCTTGAAACAGTCATGTACGGAATCATTGTAGTCGTTGGATTTATTGTGGCATCAACAGGGTTCACATTAACGAATTATGAGGCGACCTTCAACTATATTAACCAACAAGGCCAGGAAGCAGTATCGGAATATACGCTTCCAGCTATCGTGGGTCCTAATGAAGGTGAATTGGTAACAGAAAATGTCATGGAACCTTGGGCGGAAATGCCCGAATTGATCAATGCCAAAAAATTGAATACGGTCATTTGGTCATTCATTACCGGAACCGTGATATACCTGTTATTGCGCCTCGCATTCAGGAAACGCATCGCTGCAAAGATCCAGCCTGCGGTTAAGTATGTCAATTTAGATTTAATGGACGAAATCGGTTATCGTTCTGTACTGATCGGGTTCCCTGTATTTACATTAGGCGGATTGATTTTTGCCATGATATGGGCTCAAATCGCCTGGACCAGGTTCTGGGGCTGGGATCCGAAAGAAGTATGGGCGCTTATCACCTTCTTATTCTATGCCGCTTTCCTGCATCTCCGCCTTTCGAAGGGATGGCACGGGGAAAAGTCAGCCTGGCTGGCAGTCATCGGTTTTGCTATCATCATGTTTAACCTGGTGGCTGTAAACCTTATCATCGCAGGATTGCATTCCTACGCATAA
- a CDS encoding response regulator transcription factor, whose protein sequence is MEESIRILVVDDEDRIRRLLKMYLERENYTIDEAENGEEALEKALEYDYDCILLDIMMPGMDGVEVCKHLRETKSTPVIMLTAKGEEVNRVQGFEVGTDDYIVKPFSPREVVLRVKALLRRSSKTNYIQTEAKAKDLIVYPHLTIDNDAHRVTADGVDVNLTPKEYELLYFLSKSPDKVFDREHLLKEVWHYEFFGDLRTVDTHVKRLREKLNKVSEMAAKMIVTVWGVGYKFEVTNE, encoded by the coding sequence ATGGAAGAAAGCATTCGCATATTGGTTGTAGATGACGAAGACCGAATTAGAAGATTACTGAAAATGTACTTAGAAAGAGAAAATTATACGATCGATGAAGCAGAAAACGGGGAAGAAGCTTTGGAAAAAGCCCTTGAATATGACTATGACTGTATATTACTCGATATCATGATGCCGGGAATGGATGGAGTCGAGGTGTGTAAGCATCTTCGTGAAACGAAATCCACCCCTGTGATCATGCTGACCGCCAAAGGCGAAGAAGTGAACAGGGTGCAGGGCTTCGAGGTGGGGACGGACGATTATATAGTGAAGCCATTTTCACCAAGGGAAGTCGTCCTCAGAGTGAAAGCGTTGTTAAGACGCTCATCCAAAACTAATTACATACAAACCGAGGCAAAAGCGAAAGACCTTATCGTATACCCGCACCTAACAATCGACAATGATGCCCATCGCGTTACAGCAGACGGGGTAGACGTTAACCTGACACCAAAAGAATATGAACTGCTTTATTTCCTTTCAAAATCTCCTGATAAGGTTTTTGACCGGGAGCATCTTCTTAAAGAAGTATGGCATTATGAATTCTTTGGAGATTTGAGAACGGTGGATACTCATGTGAAAAGATTAAGAGAGAAGCTGAATAAAGTTTCTGAAATGGCTGCTAAAATGATCGTCACCGTTTGGGGAGTGGGATATAAATTCGAGGTTACAAATGAATGA
- a CDS encoding ATP-binding protein, whose product MRLWRSVVGKLWVTILLLVSFVLFILTILLLEFFQNYHVDEVEKELTNTAEKVARVVENHKDLELGMELGKEIIDEPVNILIVLDDDKSVYSHDSKGSHRDIHNLIMKDKDLQKVSAEETVKKEFELSSGSSDNRYENIIVVGTPLHIDDRDGAVYLYQSLGVIKDTTRQTTKLILLAAGIAIILTTIFAFFLSTRITAPLRKMREAAFEVAKGKFDTKVPILTKDEIGELATGFNQMGRQLKFHINALSQEKEQLSSILSSMADGVITFNRDGTILITNPPADRFLQQWYYEQSDTDDEPIPTSVKELLQNVVVTETEQTGEITLQGRSYVVIVSPLYNNNTIRGAVVVVRDMTEERRLDKLRKDFIANVSHELRTPISMLQGYSEAIVDDIAESEEEKKEIARIIYDESLRMGRLVNDLLDLARMEAGHITLNKDSVPIMPFTERVTNKFLGPARDNRVSIYFESSVDLTKEMTMDPDRVEQVLTNLIDNAVRHTPEEGTVTVSLTEGKGGFLFHVKDTGSGIPEEDLPFVFERFYKADKARTRGKSGTGLGLAIAKNIVEAHKGHIQVHSKLDQGTTFTFFLPFQS is encoded by the coding sequence ATGAGGCTTTGGCGTAGTGTAGTCGGTAAACTGTGGGTCACCATATTATTACTGGTCTCATTTGTCCTTTTCATATTAACGATCCTGCTGCTCGAGTTTTTCCAGAACTATCATGTAGATGAAGTAGAGAAGGAATTAACGAATACAGCAGAAAAAGTGGCCAGAGTCGTCGAAAATCACAAGGACCTGGAACTTGGGATGGAACTGGGAAAGGAAATCATCGATGAACCGGTGAATATCCTGATTGTGCTGGATGATGACAAATCGGTTTATTCCCATGATTCAAAAGGGAGTCACCGTGATATCCACAACCTCATCATGAAGGATAAAGACTTGCAAAAAGTCTCCGCCGAAGAAACGGTAAAGAAAGAGTTTGAACTATCCTCCGGCTCTTCAGACAACAGATACGAAAATATTATCGTGGTAGGAACACCGCTGCATATTGATGACCGTGACGGAGCGGTGTATTTATATCAATCACTTGGGGTCATTAAAGATACTACCCGGCAAACGACTAAGCTCATCCTTCTTGCTGCCGGGATAGCCATCATTTTGACTACCATCTTTGCCTTTTTCCTTTCTACTCGCATTACAGCGCCTTTAAGAAAAATGAGGGAAGCAGCTTTCGAAGTGGCAAAAGGCAAATTCGATACGAAGGTACCGATCCTTACTAAGGATGAGATAGGGGAATTAGCTACTGGCTTCAACCAAATGGGAAGGCAGCTCAAATTCCATATCAATGCTCTGAGTCAGGAGAAAGAACAGCTTTCGAGTATTTTAAGCAGTATGGCAGATGGAGTCATCACGTTCAACCGCGATGGGACCATCCTGATAACCAATCCACCTGCAGACAGGTTCCTGCAGCAGTGGTACTACGAGCAGAGTGACACGGATGATGAGCCGATTCCGACATCTGTCAAAGAACTCCTCCAAAATGTAGTAGTCACCGAGACCGAACAGACTGGAGAAATCACCCTTCAGGGAAGGTCTTATGTCGTGATTGTCAGCCCTCTCTATAATAATAATACCATCAGGGGTGCGGTGGTGGTTGTCCGGGATATGACGGAAGAGAGAAGGCTGGATAAACTACGCAAGGATTTCATCGCAAATGTATCGCACGAGCTTCGCACCCCGATTTCCATGCTCCAGGGATACAGTGAAGCAATCGTGGATGATATCGCAGAATCCGAGGAAGAAAAGAAAGAGATAGCACGAATCATTTATGATGAATCTCTCAGGATGGGTCGCTTGGTGAATGATTTGCTGGATCTTGCAAGAATGGAAGCAGGCCATATCACATTAAACAAGGACTCCGTACCGATCATGCCGTTTACGGAAAGAGTGACCAATAAGTTTCTCGGACCGGCAAGGGATAACCGGGTTTCGATTTACTTTGAAAGCAGCGTCGATTTAACGAAGGAAATGACCATGGACCCGGACAGGGTGGAACAGGTATTGACTAACCTGATCGACAATGCAGTAAGGCACACCCCGGAAGAAGGGACCGTTACCGTGTCACTGACGGAAGGGAAGGGTGGCTTTCTGTTTCATGTGAAAGACACAGGCTCTGGAATACCTGAAGAAGATCTTCCTTTTGTGTTTGAACGCTTTTATAAGGCAGATAAGGCAAGAACGAGAGGGAAATCAGGAACAGGACTCGGCTTGGCAATTGCCAAGAATATAGTAGAAGCACACAAAGGTCATATTCAGGTTCATAGCAAGCTTGATCAAGGGACAACATTCACATTCTTTCTTCCTTTTCAGTCATAA
- the sigX gene encoding RNA polymerase sigma factor SigX: MDSVFDELYAKYHQDVYNFLIYMVQNRQQAEDLVQEVYIRVLKSYQHFEGKSTEKTWLFSIAKNVAIDHFRKQKNWKNRILEKFDWNRSDLSSDEAPPEEIIVANEEIQMLYQCLKHCSTDYRLVIIMRYLQELSIKETAEVLEWSESKVKTTQHRALKWLKIEMNQRLGKEEKEIEEIRMERS, encoded by the coding sequence ATGGACTCCGTTTTTGACGAATTATATGCTAAATATCACCAGGATGTTTACAACTTTTTGATCTATATGGTGCAGAACCGGCAGCAGGCTGAAGACCTCGTTCAGGAAGTGTATATCAGGGTTCTTAAGTCCTACCAGCACTTTGAAGGAAAAAGCACCGAGAAAACGTGGCTTTTTTCCATTGCCAAAAATGTGGCGATCGATCACTTTAGAAAACAGAAAAACTGGAAGAACCGCATATTGGAAAAATTCGATTGGAACCGCAGTGACCTGTCTTCCGATGAAGCACCGCCTGAAGAAATCATCGTCGCCAATGAAGAAATACAAATGTTATATCAATGTTTGAAACATTGTTCAACAGACTACCGCCTGGTCATCATCATGCGATACCTGCAGGAATTGTCCATCAAAGAAACGGCTGAAGTATTGGAATGGTCCGAAAGTAAAGTGAAGACAACGCAGCATAGAGCATTGAAATGGCTGAAAATAGAGATGAATCAGCGTCTGGGAAAGGAGGAGAAGGAGATTGAAGAAATCAGAATGGAACGATCGTGA
- a CDS encoding M23 family metallopeptidase yields the protein MLLDYVRRFLIVILLAICVSIMFLTGKEVKAMASEPEGRWIFPVKGVITDLYGTRSGHHKGMDIAGEVGSPVFAAEGGIVSKSYYSESYGHVVFISHENGYETVYAHLNDRGVSENQRVGQGDRIGSMGNTGRSTGAHLHFEVHKGEWTMDKQNAIDPFELYGQGEIGQLVFAKEHDPYQTFEASVNIKKAPEQVVDQKRKIVTEPHLIHTVKKNETLWGISKYYGLTVEDLLELNNLEMKDIIYPEQRLRVQTRS from the coding sequence ATGCTGTTGGATTATGTAAGAAGGTTTTTGATTGTTATTTTATTGGCTATATGTGTGAGTATCATGTTCCTTACCGGTAAGGAAGTGAAAGCCATGGCCAGCGAACCAGAAGGAAGATGGATTTTTCCAGTCAAAGGGGTAATAACAGATCTCTATGGAACGCGCTCAGGCCATCATAAAGGAATGGACATCGCGGGGGAAGTGGGCTCACCTGTATTCGCAGCTGAAGGAGGAATAGTGAGCAAATCGTATTATTCGGAAAGCTATGGCCATGTAGTATTTATCTCACATGAGAACGGATATGAAACGGTGTATGCACATCTCAATGATAGGGGGGTGTCTGAAAATCAGCGGGTGGGGCAAGGTGACCGGATCGGAAGTATGGGGAATACTGGAAGATCAACGGGCGCTCATTTGCATTTTGAAGTACATAAAGGGGAATGGACCATGGATAAACAAAATGCAATTGACCCTTTTGAACTTTATGGGCAAGGGGAAATCGGACAGTTGGTGTTTGCCAAAGAACATGATCCTTATCAAACGTTTGAAGCATCGGTAAATATAAAAAAGGCTCCTGAACAAGTCGTTGACCAAAAGAGGAAGATTGTAACGGAACCGCATCTCATACATACTGTAAAAAAGAATGAAACTTTATGGGGGATTTCAAAGTACTATGGGTTGACTGTGGAAGACCTGCTGGAACTGAACAATCTTGAAATGAAGGATATCATCTACCCTGAGCAAAGGCTGAGAGTACAGACGCGAAGTTGA